GGCATTGGCTGATAGGATGAAGGACATGTGTCCCCAGCTGTCCGTGTTTCTGAGGCCACTGATGCCACTAGAGCACCGTGCCCCCTGCATGGGTCCCACGCCCCGCCTACCTCTGCCCAGCTCCTCCAGGGACCCCGCCACTGCTCAGGACAGCTGCGGCCCCGTGGGCTGTGGCTGTCAGCCTAGTGCCCCAGCGCCACCCCCTTGTCAACACATGGGAGGGAGCACTGTGAAGTCTTGCTGGTCGGGATCTTTGTGATCAGGAAACACTGGGACTGGCACTGGCAGTCCTCTGGGGACGGAAGGGCACAAGGTTGCTACTGGAGGTCCTCTGGCCCCATCTCCGGTGTGTGGACCTGAAGCTGGGCTCAGAAGAACAAGGCCCTGCACGGTCACAGGCGCACCCAAGGTTATTTTATAAAGCAAAGTTAGCCAAACACAGGGCCTAGGCACAGAGGGAAGATGTGGCCAGTCCCCAGGACCCTCCCAGCATCCTCTGGGTGCCCTATGGGCCTCCCTTCAGACGATTCAGGCAGGCAGCACTGGAGAGGACCCTGGGAGGCCCGCGCTGCCTGTCCcaatcccagcacacacacacatacctggaCAGGGAAGAATTCCAGCAGCCACAGCGCCTGAGCCTAGAagaaggcagagctgagcctacaggtgcaggagcccagggtgaCTTCCCAGGGTCCAGAAGATCCCTCCAGGATCACCACCACCCCACTCCCCTAGCTGCAACCAGACAGGGCCCAGGGACCCTGGAGCAGTGAGGCAGGGCATCCTGAACAGACTGGCCAGGAAACCACCAGTGCCTGCCTGTGCCAAGGCAGGCCCAAAGCCACTCTCAGGTGTCACTCTCAGGACAAAGCAAGCTGCCCCCCACCTGCATCTCTCCCACCCTGGCATTTTCAGGGACCTCAGCTGCCCCCCTGTCAGCCAAGAAGCTAGTCGGGTGGGCAGTGGGCTTTCCCGGGGCAAGGTTCCTGTTGGGATTCTAGAAGCACCTAGTCTCCTGCCAGTCCCCTCACAAACCTCTATGGGGTCTGAGAAGCCGAGCCATTTGAGATGCAACAACTTAGAGCCTTGTTTGCAAAACCACAGCATCCCCACAAGGCCAAAACGGCTGGGGGGACcacagagggcagagggctgtgGCCTTTGTATTTTCCCGTTGATTGGTTCATTCCATTCGTGTCTACAAtggagccaagagcccagaaatcAATTCAAGCCTTCCATGGGTCGGGGTTGGAGGGCAGGGACTCCAGCACtcggaccatcacctgctgcctcccaagcaggaagtgggaggagCGAAACAGCAGGGACTCAATGTGGCACCTGGGCGTTCCCACCAGGGCCCCAGCCGCTGCCCTGTGGCCCAGCCCTCACAATCCTCTCTGAGCACTTGGGAGAATCCTTGTCTCCTTGGACAGGGGCCCCTCTCAGGCAGAGACAGGTGTGGGGCGTCAGGGACTGGGGCCTTGGGCTTTGAGTCCCTGCTCTCTGGGATTCCAGCCATTCTCAGAGTTCCTTAGTGGGGCCTCCTTGCTGTCTGGCTGCAGCCCCTGGCCGCTCCCAGGAGGGTCGCCTGtcccccctcccagccctgggaacATGCAGGGGTATTGGGCTGGCCTGAGAGCCTGGGGCACAGCCCCTGGGGAGTCTCCCTGTATGCTCCCCTTGGGGAGTCCAGCCCTATAGCCCTCCTTCCGGGAACCAGGTAGGGGCCCCAACTTGCCCTTGGCCCCTCCATGCGTTCTCTGGATTCCTGGGAGAACTGGCATAACTTCTAGAAGCTTCCTGTTTGAAACCTCAACCCATCCGGAAGCCCTTCCTCTGTGACCAGCCCCCCAAACCCAATCGTTCCCCAGACTAGAGCCCACCTGCCCCCCCCCCGCGGGGAGCGCAGGCCCACATCCTGGACCCCCCCTTTCCTGATGGGATCCCTGGACACCCAGTTTCCTAGGGTGCCTTGGAGTCTATGACTGCGGGGACTGTCCCGGGAGCAGCTTCTGGGCCGTGGTCCCCCTTTGCTTGCCCGTGGCCTCAGGACCACTGAGCACTCTGCTTGCCCTGCCCGAGCGCCCTTGCACCCTCCCACCGTGTTTGCCAAATGTGCCCAGTTTGGGTCCCCCATGCTCTGGCCATCCCCCATCTGCGACCTCCCTTCTCTCACACCAGAGACCGTGCGCGCCATGACCCACGTCATCAACCAGGGGATGGCCATGTACTGGGGCACGTCTCGCTGGAGCTCCATGGAGATCATGGTAGGTGCAGGGCAGGGTGTGGCTGTGTGGCTCCTGTGCCTTCGAGCCCACTGACCAGGCACCAGGGAACAGGTTGAGGGGGTGGCAGGCATTAGGATGTGGGAACACCTGTAGACAGGTGGCTTAACTTCTCAGTGATCCTCAGAAAAGCTGACTGGTGAAAGGTAGCTGGCATGGGGAGAGGGACAGGCAGCCCCTGGGGGCAGCCCCTTCTCTGCCTGTTGACCGGCAGGGCCACTGTCCCCTTCTCTGTCACACAGGAGGCCTACTCAGTGGCCCGGCAGTTCAACCTGATCCCGCCCATCTGTGAGCAGGCGGAGTACCACATGTTTCAGCGCGAGAAGGTGGAGGTGCAGCTCCCGGAGCTGTTCCACAAGATAGGTGCGCCTGGCCCGGCCTGCCACTGCCACCCCTACCCCGACCCGGCCCCACCCTGACCTGCCCCAGCTTCACCCCACCCTacacctgcccagcctggcccggcccggccTGCTGCCAACTCGCCCACCCTCGGGGCCAGGGCTTTATGCTGCTTGCTTCCTCCTCACAGGAGTAGGCGCCATGACCTGGTCGCCTCTGGCCTGCGGCATCGTGTCGGGGAAGTATGACAGTGGCATCCCGCCCTACTCACGAGCCTCCTTGAAGGTAAAGGAGGAGCCGGGCGGGGGACAGGTGGCTTTGGTGCTAGGTGGACTCACCTGGGCCTCGGCTGCCCAGCTCTGTCTACTGGGGGCTACTTGGGCAAGGTAGAGCAGGGACATGGCCCCTTCCAGCCCAGCCTTGTGTCCATAGGGGCTGTCCGCCCCATGGGACAGTCTCCCTAGTGAGGCTCAGCCTCCCTACCACCAGGCTCTGTGCCCCCTGAGACCTCAGACTGAGGTCAGGGTTAGGCACTGCAGAGCTACCCAGAGGTGACCACTGggatgtgtgcgcacacacacacacacacacaccaggctctGTGCCCCCTGGCTGCCAGCATGGAGCAAGCAGAGAAAGGAGCACCCAGCCTGAGCCCTGGGCTTTGGACCATACTCCCTACACCCAAGCCCACAGCTACGACAGAAATCATGTGGcagatgggagacacagagatggaggGTATGGTCGGGAGGAGGCAGGGGCGTGGGCAGCTCAGTCTACCCCCAACCGTGTCCTTCAGAGCAGGATCGCACAGGGGCCTGAGCCAGGGATGCTGCCGTAGGAGAGAAGGCCCAGGCCTGTAACTatgccacacccccaccccaaccagGGCTACCAGTGGCTGAAGGACAAGATCCTGAGTGAGGAGGGCCGGCGCCAGCAGGCCAAGCTGAAGGAGCTGCAGGCCATCGCCGAGCGCCTGGGCTGCACCCTGCCCCAGCTGGCCATCGGTAACAGCTCGGGGTCTGGGGTGGGCGTAGGGCCGTGTCCAGGGGTGGGAACTGAGGGCGTGAGCTCTGGCTGGCCTTAGGGGAAAGGCCAGGGACTCCAGGGAAAAGTAGTGGGATCACTGCACAGCCCCCCAACACGGGCAGGGCTTAGCACCCTTGACCTGCCCAGAGTCACAGGTCCAGGACCAGAGAGGGTCCTAGAGCCCCTGAGCCTCCGCTGCAGCAGGGACAGGGCACCATATTCCCCAGTACCTCCCCACCAGTCACTCCTTGGGCAGAGCCTCCGTACCCCGGGACTGGGGAGCCAGCTAGGAACCCTGggaaccccaccaccaccactgaccAAGTGTGTGGCTCCCTGTGGCCAGCCAGGGTGAAGGCGGGGCCAGAGCACGCTGTGCAGTGAGGGCCCCTGCCTCACCCCAGTTCTCGCCGTCCTCAGCCTGGTGCCTAAGGAATGAAGGCGTCAGCTCCGTGCTCCTGGGTGCGTCCAATGCTGAGCAGCTGCTAGAAAACATCGGGGCCATCCAGGTAAGCGAGGTGGGAACCAGACAGGTGAACGGGGTAGGGCACAGGTCCCCAAGAGCAGAGCCAGACAGGGGAGCTGGGCAGCCTGCCGGGCTTGGCCGGAACCCAGACAGCCCCTTGAGCTAGCTTGGAGTCGGTGACCACCAAGTGCGTACCCCGCACGGTTCCAGGCACCTGTGACGTGTTAGGGCCCACCAAGGAGCCATGCCCTGAAGGGACAGCAGAAGTGAGGTGAAGAGTACTCGTCGGGGAAAGCTAGGTGGGCTTGCTCAGGAAGTGGTGTTTGACTGAAGGCAGGGACAGGAGCAGAGTGTGCCCACAGACGCTCAGGCCAAGCTTCCAGGCAGCAGGGCCAGTCAGCACAGAGGCCCCGAAGGGCAGGGGCAGGTCCTGTGTGGCCACACTGCAGGCTCTGGGGTCTGGCTTCCGGGCGAGACAGGGAGCAGTCTCCAACAAGCTTCTCACAGGGttcttctccctggctgcctgggagAAGGCGGCTTGGGGGAGAGAGGCCTGGTGATCTGTGCAGGGGCTCCTGGGTGGGGGTGGCATGGTGACAGGTCGGAGCGGTGGGTGACCCTGGCACTGGGAAGGCAGGGCCCGTGGGAGCAGGACCCGTGGGGGCCAGGGCAGGAAGTGTTGCCTCCTTGACACAGGGACAGCTGGGAGGAGCAGTTAGAAGTGAGGCCCTGGAATCTGTATTTCAGTGTCACCTTCTGGAAGGTTCTCCAGCTTCCTGGAGTTTGAAGGGCCCCAAACCTTTGAAGCAGAGACCATGTggcctccagctgctccagcGGGCGAGGCTGTGGCAGTGGGAGGCCAGTCCATTCCCATGCCCCTCTGTGTTTGCACGCAGGTCCTTCCAAAACTGTCCTCCTCTGTCATCCACGAGATTGATAGTATCCTGGGCAATAAACCCTACAGCAAAAAGGACTACAGGTCCTAAGCGGCGCCCGCCCGCCGGACAGTCTCCGTGCCCCTCCTAGTCCTGTCCACTCGCTTACGCCGCCCCGAAGCCAAGTGCAGAGTGTGGTTTGCATCCAAAGAAAACAGCACGCAAAGACGTCCTCGGGAGCCGAAGTCGCTGCAGACACCACCCACCGCTTCCCCGGCCGCACACGGGGCTGCTGCCGGGCCAGGCCCGCTGTCAGGGTCAGGGTGCCCGGCCACCCCTGGCACCTCTGCCCATCCAAGAAGGGACCACCCACTTCCTCCCAGCCATAGCCCTTCACAGGGCCTCTccaagctgaggccaggccaAGCCTGGGAAGGGCAGGGGTAGCATTTCCTGG
This window of the Ochotona princeps isolate mOchPri1 chromosome 2, mOchPri1.hap1, whole genome shotgun sequence genome carries:
- the KCNAB2 gene encoding voltage-gated potassium channel subunit beta-2 isoform X4 — its product is MQVSFVCSEHSLKGRGPEERLGRPAASSPSLGTRSRFRAVAMVARSLGQLSVQSVPSAGEPGAKQPGMKHRNLGKSGLRVSCLGLGTWVTFGGQVTDEMAEQLMTLAYDNGINLFDTAEVYAAGKAEVVLGNIIKKKGWRRSSLVITTKIFWGGKAETERGLSRKHIIEGLKASLERLQLEYVDVVFANRPDPNTPMEETVRAMTHVINQGMAMYWGTSRWSSMEIMEAYSVARQFNLIPPICEQAEYHMFQREKVEVQLPELFHKIGVGAMTWSPLACGIVSGKYDSGIPPYSRASLKGYQWLKDKILSEEGRRQQAKLKELQAIAERLGCTLPQLAIAWCLRNEGVSSVLLGASNAEQLLENIGAIQVLPKLSSSVIHEIDSILGNKPYSKKDYRS
- the KCNAB2 gene encoding voltage-gated potassium channel subunit beta-2 isoform X2, which codes for MYPESTTGSPARLSLRQTGSPGMIYRNLGKSGLRVSCLGLGTWVTFGGQVTDEMAEQLMTLAYDNGINLFDTAEVYAAGKAEVVLGNIIKKKGWRRSSLVITTKIFWGGKAETERGLSRKHIIEGLKASLERLQLEYVDVVFANRPDPNTPMEETVRAMTHVINQGMAMYWGTSRWSSMEIMEAYSVARQFNLIPPICEQAEYHMFQREKVEVQLPELFHKIGVGAMTWSPLACGIVSGKYDSGIPPYSRASLKGYQWLKDKILSEEGRRQQAKLKELQAIAERLGCTLPQLAIAWCLRNEGVSSVLLGASNAEQLLENIGAIQVLPKLSSSVIHEIDSILGNKPYSKKDYRS
- the KCNAB2 gene encoding voltage-gated potassium channel subunit beta-2 isoform X1 — its product is MYPESTTGSPARLSLRQTGSPGMIYSTRYGSPKRQLQFYRNLGKSGLRVSCLGLGTWVTFGGQVTDEMAEQLMTLAYDNGINLFDTAEVYAAGKAEVVLGNIIKKKGWRRSSLVITTKIFWGGKAETERGLSRKHIIEGLKASLERLQLEYVDVVFANRPDPNTPMEETVRAMTHVINQGMAMYWGTSRWSSMEIMEAYSVARQFNLIPPICEQAEYHMFQREKVEVQLPELFHKIGVGAMTWSPLACGIVSGKYDSGIPPYSRASLKGYQWLKDKILSEEGRRQQAKLKELQAIAERLGCTLPQLAIAWCLRNEGVSSVLLGASNAEQLLENIGAIQVLPKLSSSVIHEIDSILGNKPYSKKDYRS
- the KCNAB2 gene encoding voltage-gated potassium channel subunit beta-2 isoform X3, with the protein product MLSMTYSESLRSVGSRCHSDWALHPVRQADTLELQRLREVRAAAQARNMESFLRMHGLSLDGCTAQRTGMKYRNLGKSGLRVSCLGLGTWVTFGGQVTDEMAEQLMTLAYDNGINLFDTAEVYAAGKAEVVLGNIIKKKGWRRSSLVITTKIFWGGKAETERGLSRKHIIEGLKASLERLQLEYVDVVFANRPDPNTPMEETVRAMTHVINQGMAMYWGTSRWSSMEIMEAYSVARQFNLIPPICEQAEYHMFQREKVEVQLPELFHKIGVGAMTWSPLACGIVSGKYDSGIPPYSRASLKGYQWLKDKILSEEGRRQQAKLKELQAIAERLGCTLPQLAIAWCLRNEGVSSVLLGASNAEQLLENIGAIQVLPKLSSSVIHEIDSILGNKPYSKKDYRS